Proteins co-encoded in one Rattus rattus isolate New Zealand chromosome 5, Rrattus_CSIRO_v1, whole genome shotgun sequence genomic window:
- the LOC116900540 gene encoding olfactory receptor 4F21-like: MDQLNASRVSEFVLLGLSSSWEMKVFLMVTFSMLYIGIILGNLFIVILVIADSHLHSPMYFLLANLSLNDVWVSSTTVPKMISDLLKEHKVISFHSCMTQICFIHIMGGVEMVLLIAMAFDRYIAICKPLRYLSIMSPRICISFVIAGWVTGVIHALSQFSFVVNLPFCGPNKVDSFYCDFPRIIQLACTDGDKFEFVVAANSGFMSMGTFFLLLLSYVFILVTVWQRSSGDLSKALVTLSAHITVVVLFFTPCMFLYVWPFPTSSIDKYLFIADFAITPALNPVIYTLRNKEIRISIQRLCKRANCSRF; this comes from the coding sequence ATGGATCAACTAAATGCCTCCAGAGTTTCTGAGTTTGTTCTTCTAGGACTCTCTAGTTCTTGGGAAATGAAAGTTTTTCTCATGGTAACATTCTCAATGCTCTACATCGGCATCATTTTGGGAAATCTCTTTATTGTCATTTTAGTAATTGCTGACTCTCACTTACATTCACCCATGTACTTCCTGTTGGCCAACCTGTCTTTGAATGATGTGTGGGTTTCCTCCACCACAGTTCCCAAGATGATTTCAGATCttctaaaagaacacaaagtcATTTCTTTCCACAGTTGCATGACTCAGATCTGTTTTATCCACATTATGGGAGGAGTGGAGATGGTGCTGCTCATAGCCATGGCGTTTGACAGATACATAGCCATCTGTAAGCCTCTGCGCTATTTGAGCATCATGAGCCCTAGAATATGCATTTCATTTGTAATTGCTGGCTGGGTCACTGGAGTGATTCATGCCCTGTCACAGTTCTCTTTTGTTGTAAACCTGCCTTTTTGTGGTCCTAACAAAGTGGACAGCTTTTACTGTGACTTCCCTCGAATCATACAACTCGCCTGCACAGATGGAGACAAGTTTGAGTTTGTTGTTGCTGCCAACAGTGGCTTCATGAGCATGGGGACCTTCTTCTTGCTTCTCCTCTCCTATGTCTTCATTTTGGTCACAGTCTGGCAAAGGTCTTCAGGGGACTTGTCAAAGGCTCTTGTCACTCTGTCAGCTCACATCACTGTGGTTGTTCTGTTTTTCACTCCATGCATGTTTCTCTACGTGTGGCCTTTCCCCACATCATCGATTGACAAATACCTGTTTATTGCTGACTTTGCTATCACACCTGCCCTGAATCCTGTCATTTATacattaagaaacaaagaaataagaatatcAATTCAAAGATTATGCAAAAGAGCTAATTGTAGCAGATTTTGA